In Spirochaeta thermophila DSM 6578, the following proteins share a genomic window:
- a CDS encoding phospholipid carrier-dependent glycosyltransferase gives MRERLLPFLLLVILLPVAAGENLLRNPGFEVWSPSAPHGWHLHTWKHTGGVVLTRSENAHSGKYAAVLTATVPEDGKLVQKVQVEPDSLYRFSVWVKVEGVPSDMLGANLSALETTERSPDVKDTRGEWVLLETYCRTGATQREVNLTLRLGGYGALSTGTVWFDDAEFVKVERAPAGARIIGLAPTTPSTPRFPLGLHLLLTLAYLGLLALLLRTPLLSRIPLPALLLAALLLRLALAPLFPGHSSDMPTFYAWATELAREGIPHFYATASFKDYPPGYLLVLYPVGLLITLFRIPFGHPASLLLLKLPSIAADLLAALVLLRAFPTRLAIPLTAAYLFNPSIILNSAVYGQADSVLTLVLLLFLVAFHRRSYTTSAAWLGLALAVKPQALLFAPIALLFLLTWLIRPLTSRTRPDALASFRRLAPTMGLSLLSFAGTLLLVHLPFFILHPQLAPTLYHRILTSYPFGSVNAANFWTLAGFNWKPLLSSFLGTPLSTWQTIVQTALLAGAAFIYLREEHRTPSTIPFLTALFLALWGFAFLPKMHERYIYPALILSLAAFLTTERRTFLIVFLLLTVSSYLNQAHVLFHAAQKQFQLPLDAPMALASLLTLTAAALLIFGLFPSLTLPLRRLILRRPAPPPLLPSHEEHTTPRHLILLGLITLAYALIAFTNLGSLDTPTTFYKPRERTEYFVVELPPDRVPRTILYYRGLGTGTYDILSSPDRKSWKNLTVIENTNPYAEFGWFSAPLPAPEGPYLLFRVHTPGLALHEIAFLDRDGTPIPVKIPTYFSSAKSMGNPDLLVDEQETIPERISHLTNMYFDEIYHARTAYEYVLGLPPSETTHPPLGKLIISLGILLFGMTPFGWRFAGTLIGVLMIPLFYLLARTLLRKPSLALLAALLLSVEHLHFVQTRIATIDSFAVFFIILMYIPMVRYVLLLDEEAFSFRRFALPLLLSGLFFGLGAATKWTCVYAGGGLAVLYLWKLVRALKTGEGTPSRIAGLLLWSAASFLVLPALIYGASYIPNIRILSISSPVSYILKEQVGMYRYHSELTATHPFSSPWWQWPLLIKPIWYYSGKSHLPSDVVSSIFAMGNPLIIWGGTAALLWLLVRWVRTRSRLTGLLLLLFGFQYLPWAISPRSLTFFYHYFAAIPFSILLLVHAAEELGLFQTQGKTRWIVPAFAAGCAILFLLFYPILSGLPVPRWYAVLLRWMPTWYFY, from the coding sequence ATGAGAGAGAGACTCCTGCCCTTCCTTCTCCTGGTCATCCTCCTCCCCGTCGCCGCCGGAGAGAACCTGCTTCGCAATCCCGGATTCGAGGTATGGTCTCCCTCGGCTCCCCACGGCTGGCATCTCCACACCTGGAAGCATACCGGCGGTGTGGTCCTCACCCGGTCCGAGAACGCCCACTCGGGGAAGTATGCTGCCGTCCTCACCGCCACCGTCCCGGAAGACGGCAAGCTCGTCCAGAAGGTCCAGGTGGAACCCGATAGCCTCTACCGCTTCTCGGTGTGGGTAAAGGTGGAAGGCGTGCCCTCCGATATGCTGGGGGCCAACCTCTCCGCCCTCGAGACCACCGAGCGGTCCCCTGACGTGAAGGACACGCGGGGAGAGTGGGTGCTCCTCGAGACCTACTGCCGCACCGGAGCAACCCAGAGAGAGGTGAACCTCACCCTCAGGTTGGGAGGCTACGGTGCCCTCTCCACAGGCACGGTGTGGTTCGACGATGCGGAGTTCGTGAAGGTGGAACGCGCCCCCGCGGGCGCCAGGATCATCGGCCTAGCCCCCACCACCCCCTCCACCCCCCGCTTCCCCCTCGGCCTCCACCTCCTCCTCACCCTCGCCTACCTCGGCCTCCTCGCCCTCCTCCTCCGCACGCCCCTCCTCTCCCGCATCCCCCTCCCCGCCCTCCTCCTCGCAGCCCTCCTCCTCCGGCTCGCCCTCGCCCCCCTCTTCCCCGGCCACTCCTCCGACATGCCCACCTTCTACGCCTGGGCCACCGAGCTCGCACGGGAGGGCATCCCTCACTTCTACGCCACCGCCAGCTTCAAGGACTATCCACCCGGCTATCTCCTCGTCCTCTATCCCGTAGGCCTCCTCATCACGCTCTTCCGCATCCCCTTCGGCCACCCCGCAAGCCTCCTGCTCCTCAAGCTCCCCTCCATCGCGGCCGATCTCCTGGCAGCCCTCGTGCTCCTCCGGGCCTTCCCCACCCGCCTCGCCATTCCCCTCACGGCCGCCTACCTCTTCAACCCCTCGATCATCCTCAACTCGGCAGTCTACGGCCAAGCGGACAGCGTCCTCACCCTGGTGCTCCTCCTCTTCCTCGTCGCCTTCCACCGCAGGTCCTACACCACCTCTGCGGCCTGGCTCGGCCTCGCCCTCGCCGTAAAGCCCCAGGCCCTCCTCTTCGCCCCCATCGCCCTCCTCTTCCTCCTCACCTGGCTCATCCGACCCCTCACCAGCCGCACCCGACCCGACGCCCTCGCCTCCTTCCGACGCCTCGCCCCCACCATGGGCCTCTCCCTGCTCTCCTTTGCCGGAACCCTTCTCCTCGTCCACCTCCCCTTCTTCATCCTCCACCCCCAGCTCGCCCCGACCCTCTACCACCGCATCCTCACCTCCTACCCCTTCGGCTCGGTGAACGCCGCCAACTTCTGGACCCTCGCAGGCTTCAACTGGAAACCCCTCCTCTCCTCCTTCCTGGGCACCCCCCTCTCCACCTGGCAGACCATCGTACAGACGGCCCTTCTCGCAGGTGCGGCCTTCATCTACCTCCGCGAGGAACACCGCACCCCCTCCACCATCCCCTTCCTCACCGCCCTGTTCCTCGCCCTCTGGGGATTCGCCTTCCTCCCCAAGATGCACGAACGTTACATCTACCCTGCCCTCATCCTCTCCCTCGCCGCCTTCCTCACCACCGAACGGCGCACCTTCCTCATCGTCTTCCTCCTCCTCACCGTCTCCTCCTACCTCAACCAGGCCCACGTCCTGTTCCACGCCGCCCAGAAACAGTTCCAGCTCCCCCTCGACGCCCCCATGGCCCTCGCCTCCCTCCTCACCCTCACCGCCGCCGCCCTCCTCATCTTCGGCCTCTTCCCCTCCCTCACCCTTCCCCTCCGCCGCCTCATCCTTCGGCGACCGGCCCCCCCACCCCTCCTCCCATCACACGAGGAACACACCACCCCCCGACACCTCATCCTCCTCGGCCTCATCACCCTCGCCTACGCCCTCATCGCCTTCACCAACCTCGGCTCCCTCGACACCCCCACCACCTTCTACAAGCCCCGTGAACGCACCGAATACTTCGTGGTGGAACTCCCCCCCGACCGCGTCCCCCGAACCATCCTCTACTACCGCGGACTCGGTACCGGCACGTACGACATTCTCTCCTCTCCCGACCGAAAGAGCTGGAAAAACCTCACGGTCATCGAAAACACCAACCCCTACGCCGAGTTCGGGTGGTTCAGCGCCCCCCTCCCCGCACCGGAAGGCCCCTACCTCCTCTTTCGCGTCCACACCCCCGGCCTTGCCCTCCACGAGATCGCCTTTCTCGACAGGGACGGTACCCCTATCCCGGTGAAGATCCCCACCTACTTCTCCTCGGCCAAGAGCATGGGTAACCCCGACCTCCTGGTGGACGAGCAGGAGACCATCCCAGAACGGATAAGCCACCTCACCAACATGTACTTCGACGAGATCTACCACGCCCGCACCGCCTACGAGTACGTACTGGGCCTCCCCCCGAGCGAGACCACCCACCCACCCCTCGGCAAGCTCATCATCAGCCTGGGGATCCTCCTCTTCGGCATGACCCCCTTCGGCTGGCGCTTCGCAGGAACCCTCATAGGGGTCCTCATGATCCCCCTCTTCTACCTCCTCGCGAGGACCCTCCTCCGGAAGCCATCCCTCGCCCTGCTCGCCGCCCTCCTCCTCTCGGTGGAACACCTCCACTTCGTCCAGACCCGCATCGCCACCATCGACAGCTTCGCGGTCTTCTTCATCATCCTCATGTACATCCCCATGGTGAGGTATGTCCTCTTGCTGGATGAAGAGGCCTTCTCTTTCAGGCGCTTTGCCCTCCCTCTCTTGCTCTCGGGCCTCTTCTTCGGACTCGGCGCAGCCACCAAGTGGACCTGCGTCTATGCGGGCGGAGGACTCGCCGTGCTCTACCTCTGGAAGCTCGTCCGCGCCCTCAAAACCGGCGAAGGAACCCCCTCACGGATCGCCGGTCTCCTTCTCTGGTCGGCTGCAAGCTTCCTCGTCCTCCCCGCCCTCATCTACGGGGCGAGCTACATCCCGAACATACGCATCCTCTCCATCTCCTCACCGGTCTCCTACATCCTCAAGGAGCAAGTGGGGATGTACCGGTACCACAGCGAGCTCACCGCCACGCACCCCTTCTCCTCGCCGTGGTGGCAGTGGCCCCTGCTCATCAAGCCCATCTGGTACTATTCCGGGAAGTCCCACCTCCCCTCCGACGTGGTCTCCTCCATCTTCGCCATGGGCAACCCGCTCATCATCTGGGGAGGCACCGCAGCCCTCCTCTGGCTCCTCGTCCGCTGGGTACGGACCCGCTCCCGACTCACCGGCCTGCTGCTCCTCCTCTTCGGCTTTCAGTACCTCCCCTGGGCCATAAGCCCCAGGTCGCTCACCTTCTTCTATCACTACTTCGCCGCCATACCCTTCAGCATCCTCCTCCTCGTGCACGCAGCCGAAGAGCTCGGTCTCTTTCAGACCCAGGGGAAGACCCGATGGATCGTGCCCGCCTTCGCGGCGGGGTGCGCCATCCTCTTTCTCCTCTTCTATCCCATCCTCTCGGGCCTTCCCGTACCCCGCTGGTACGCCGTGCTCCTCAGGTGGATGCCCACCTGGTACTTCTATTAG
- a CDS encoding glycosyltransferase family 2 protein, translating to MISIIIPVYNEEEVLPALYERLTRVMKGTGEEYELVFVDDGSTDRTYQILKNLHEKDPRCKVIHFSRNFGHQIAITAGMDYARGDAVIIIDADLQDPPELIPQMLEKWRAGTQIVHARRVKRKGEGLFKRATAALFYRILKALTDVEIPVDVGDFRLMDRKVVDSLKGMRERNRFVRGLVSWTGFRQDEVTYVRDPRYAGTTKYPLGKMIRFALNGITSFSDKPLKVASLLGSLLSLAGFLYLLYVLYLRLFTDQVVQGWASIVVLILVFNGFTLLSLGILGEYVGRIYDEVKQRPLYIVEETLGVEQKEIRHG from the coding sequence ATGATCTCGATCATCATCCCCGTGTACAACGAAGAGGAGGTGCTCCCGGCCCTCTACGAGCGGCTCACCCGCGTCATGAAGGGCACCGGGGAAGAGTACGAGCTCGTCTTCGTGGACGACGGGAGCACCGATCGCACCTACCAGATCCTCAAAAACCTCCATGAGAAAGACCCCCGCTGCAAGGTCATCCACTTCTCCCGCAACTTCGGCCACCAGATCGCCATCACTGCGGGCATGGACTACGCCCGAGGGGACGCCGTGATCATCATCGACGCGGACCTCCAGGACCCGCCCGAGCTCATCCCCCAGATGCTCGAGAAATGGCGAGCGGGGACACAGATCGTCCATGCCCGGAGGGTGAAACGCAAGGGGGAAGGGCTCTTCAAACGCGCGACCGCCGCCCTGTTCTACCGGATCCTCAAAGCCCTCACCGACGTGGAGATCCCGGTGGATGTGGGAGACTTCAGGCTCATGGACCGGAAGGTGGTGGACTCGCTCAAAGGGATGCGGGAACGCAACCGGTTCGTGCGGGGCCTGGTGAGCTGGACGGGATTCAGGCAGGACGAGGTCACCTATGTGCGCGACCCGCGCTACGCAGGAACCACGAAGTACCCGCTCGGGAAGATGATCCGCTTCGCCCTCAACGGGATCACCTCGTTCTCGGACAAGCCCCTCAAGGTTGCGAGCCTCCTGGGCAGTCTCCTCTCCCTCGCGGGCTTTCTCTACCTCCTCTACGTGCTCTACCTCAGGCTCTTCACCGATCAAGTGGTCCAGGGATGGGCGAGCATCGTGGTCCTCATACTGGTATTCAACGGCTTCACCCTCCTGTCCCTCGGGATCCTGGGCGAGTACGTGGGAAGGATCTACGACGAAGTGAAGCAACGCCCCCTCTACATCGTGGAGGAGACGCTGGGGGTGGAACAGAAGGAGATCCGGCATGGATGA